From the Primulina tabacum isolate GXHZ01 chromosome 3, ASM2559414v2, whole genome shotgun sequence genome, one window contains:
- the LOC142540980 gene encoding E3 ubiquitin-protein ligase RSL1-like — protein sequence MDEFSSLFDHKTSVSDAEYAEELQFQEVLDASLHIYNIRHTPSSSSSKICCEICYEDKEEKEMFEIQGCSHSFCSDCVSRHVGAKLQENIVFISCPREGCKSTTDPETLRSIIPPNVAARWEEALSESAILALRKCYCPHCSEILLDENEEGDVVTISRCPFCQEWFCLRCNVPWHFDMSCEEFRLFDEDQKGNEKLRRLAQDKEWMECPNCKIFVEKIDGCIHMTCRCKFEFCYLCGSKWSPEHWNCREEEEEEEEEEE from the exons ATGGACGAATTCTCATCACTGTTTGATCATAAAACTTCGGTATCAGATGCCGAATATGCAGAAGAACTCCAATTCCAAGAAGTTTTGGATGCCTCTTTGCACATTTACAACATAAGACATACACCATCGTCGTCGTCGTCGAAAATTTGCTGCGAAATTTGTTACGAAGATAAAGAAGAGAAAGAAATGTTCGAGATCCAGGGCTGTTCCCATTCGTTTTGCTCGGATTGCGTATCTAGACACGTCGGAGCAAAGCTTCAAGAGAACATCGTGTTCATTTCTTGCCCTAGAGAGGGTTGCAAAAGTACCACAGATCCTGAGACTTTGAGGTCTATCATCCCACCTAACGTGGCCGCTCGGTGGGAGGAGGCGTTGAGTGAGTCTGCTATTCTTGCTTTGAGGAAATGTTACTGTCCTCATTGCTCCGAGATATTGTTAGATGAAAATGAGGAAGGGGATGTGGTAACAATATCGCGATGTCCCTTCTGTCAAGAGTGGTTCTGTCTACGATGCAATGTCCCTTGGCATTTTGATATGAGTTGTGAAGAGTTTAGATTGTTTGATGAGGATCAGAAGGGAAACGAAAAGTTACGACGGTTAGCACAAGATAAGGAGTGGATGGAATGTCCTAATTGCAAGATCTTCGTGGAGAAGATTGATGGCTGTATACACATGACTTGCAG GTGTAAATTCGAGTTCTGTTACTTGTGTGGATCCAAATGGAGTCCAGAGCACTGGAATTGCcgggaggaggaggaggaggaggaggaggaggaggagtga